The following are encoded in a window of Flavobacteriales bacterium genomic DNA:
- a CDS encoding PorP/SprF family type IX secretion system membrane protein: MLGTAFISLRAQDIHFSQYFNAPMPLGPGNIGQFDGQARVHGIFRQQWRSVTVPYRTFGLGGDLRDAWGVEGLGVGAWLYNDRAGDSRLDHFHLSVGASWTQRFGEGRHHSISGGAQLGFTSISLDSRALSFDNQYNGFHYDPDLPTGENFGRDGLTHPDVHAGAVYRCAPTHREWLQFGVGFFNLTTPSIGFLGEPGMPLPMRNTIHALARMPLHERFDLLPAAQFMSQGTFRELDLGANLRYLLLDRFGLERAVEFGLHWRAEDAGYLHAGVIYDDWTFGVSYDINLSDLVPASRNRGGIEFAVVRIFKQRPAVPVRFKACPDQI, from the coding sequence ATGCTCGGTACAGCCTTCATCTCCTTGCGGGCCCAGGACATCCACTTCTCGCAATATTTCAACGCGCCGATGCCGCTGGGGCCGGGCAACATCGGGCAGTTCGACGGGCAGGCGCGCGTGCATGGCATCTTCCGCCAGCAGTGGCGATCGGTCACCGTGCCCTACCGCACCTTCGGGCTGGGCGGCGATCTGCGCGATGCCTGGGGCGTGGAGGGCCTCGGCGTAGGCGCCTGGCTCTACAACGACCGCGCTGGCGACAGCCGATTGGACCATTTCCACCTGAGCGTGGGCGCCAGTTGGACACAACGCTTCGGGGAGGGCCGCCACCACAGCATCAGCGGCGGCGCGCAGCTGGGCTTCACCTCCATCTCGCTGGACAGCCGGGCACTTTCGTTCGACAACCAGTACAACGGCTTCCACTACGATCCCGACCTGCCCACCGGCGAGAACTTCGGACGTGATGGGCTCACGCATCCGGATGTGCATGCGGGCGCCGTGTACCGCTGCGCGCCGACGCACCGCGAGTGGCTCCAATTCGGCGTGGGCTTCTTCAACCTCACCACGCCCAGCATCGGTTTCCTGGGCGAGCCCGGCATGCCCCTGCCGATGCGCAACACCATCCATGCCCTCGCACGCATGCCCCTGCATGAACGCTTCGACCTGCTGCCGGCCGCACAATTCATGTCGCAGGGCACCTTCCGCGAACTGGACCTCGGCGCCAACCTGCGCTACCTGCTGCTGGACCGTTTCGGGCTGGAACGTGCCGTGGAGTTCGGCCTGCATTGGCGTGCCGAGGACGCGGGCTACCTCCATGCGGGGGTCATTTACGACGACTGGACCTTCGGCGTGAGCTACGACATCAACCTCAGCGACCTGGTGCCCGCCAGCCGCAACCGGGGCGGCATCGAGTTCGCCGTGGTGCGCATCTTCAAACAGCGGCCCGCGGTGCCTGTGCGCTTCAAGGCCTGTCCGGACCAGATCTGA
- a CDS encoding gliding motility-associated C-terminal domain-containing protein, whose protein sequence is MAARRFRSLLILLSTPLLLSGQAGMRAIENGGQWPDAVSHRAEMPGAFLWFERGALLIERYDAELVARAHANIAFDPSLNEWGGLRHHAVRMRFLSATPGSRTTGDLPLEARYHWFLGDDPSRWASDTRAMTRITLHEVAPGCDAVFREGRTGLKYDLVVEPGADPGAIRITYEGAEALRLRKGTLLVETTLGRITERIPLAYQDIDGERVPVSCTYSLRDGVIGFNVGRYDPTHPLVIDPTLSFATFSGSISNNFGYTATFDKAGYLYAGSTAFGTQYPITTGAYQTNWAGGTTDIALSKYDTTGSFMVWSTYLGGTAAEMPHSLIVDENDQLHVLGTTGSSNFPTTAGAHDNSFAGGTAFTPTGLGLSYPAGSDMVVAKLSANGSQLLGSTYLGGSGNDGLNSGTGLKFNYADEVRGEVLLDAQSNIWVVSCTQSTNMPVTAGAAQSAFAGGSHDGFVARYNPGLTQLQYASYLGGSGADAIYSGELDAQGRLFVCGGTVSADLPVGPGAVQGSFNGGSADGFVARFNANGTTVDALTYWGSAAYDQAYFVELDGEGAVYLFGQTSAPSGQLIVNAPYNIPAGGQFITKFAPDLDALLLSSRVGIGDGNPDISPTAFLVDVCDQIYTSGWGSSAGGLGGQLTTNGLPVTPDAHQSSTDGGDLYLAVFDIDMQALTYATYYGGPVSPEHVDGGTSRFDRRGRVYQSVCAGCQGNSDFPTTPGAWSSTNNSTGCNNGVLKFDFNPPLVIAGFDAPDTLCLPNAITFTNLSGGASGYLWDFGDGNTSTVATPTHTYATPGLYTVTLTAFNPESCNGEDSVQADVFIDLPGPELSVMADTVICGPVDGFLLTATAFGTADLFIWSTSPLFTDQLNTSPADSTAWISPAVSGTYHIQASNASSCVATGSVTVTVPLAQVSLAGDTLICGDEQALLQLLGADPGSTIVWEPDEDIVSGQGTATATVAPEETQGFGVTVTTLEGCSWSGDITVFVSDVDGGSVSANADQTLVAPGTTVLLTASPPGLTYSWSPPGAVGDPNSGNTSATVFQTTTFTVTVSDGICTKDASVTVVVYELVCEEPDIFVPNSFTPNGDGMNDLLLVRGRHITDLEFMVFDRWGEKVFETKDQGVGWDGSFRGQELAPAVFVYHLTAWCLDGQRYFTKGNVTLIR, encoded by the coding sequence ATGGCCGCGCGCCGTTTCCGGTCACTGCTCATCCTGCTGTCCACCCCTCTCCTGCTCAGCGGACAGGCGGGCATGCGCGCCATCGAGAATGGCGGGCAATGGCCCGATGCGGTGAGCCACCGCGCCGAGATGCCGGGCGCCTTCCTGTGGTTCGAGCGCGGCGCACTGCTGATCGAACGCTATGACGCGGAACTGGTGGCGCGCGCCCACGCCAACATCGCCTTCGACCCATCGCTCAACGAATGGGGCGGCCTGCGCCACCATGCCGTGCGGATGCGTTTCCTGAGCGCCACGCCGGGATCGCGCACCACGGGCGATCTGCCCTTGGAGGCGCGCTACCATTGGTTCCTGGGCGACGATCCTTCGCGATGGGCCAGCGACACCCGCGCGATGACGCGCATCACACTGCACGAGGTGGCCCCCGGCTGCGATGCCGTGTTCCGCGAGGGCCGCACCGGTCTGAAGTACGACCTGGTGGTGGAACCCGGAGCCGATCCCGGTGCCATTCGCATCACCTACGAAGGTGCCGAAGCGCTGCGGCTGCGGAAGGGTACACTGCTGGTGGAGACCACCCTGGGCCGCATCACCGAACGCATCCCCCTGGCCTATCAGGATATCGATGGCGAACGCGTGCCGGTGAGCTGCACCTATTCGCTGCGCGATGGCGTCATCGGTTTCAACGTGGGCCGCTACGACCCCACGCATCCCCTGGTGATCGACCCCACGCTCAGCTTCGCCACCTTCTCCGGATCCATCAGCAACAACTTCGGCTACACGGCCACCTTCGACAAGGCCGGATACCTCTATGCGGGCAGCACCGCCTTCGGCACGCAGTATCCGATCACCACCGGCGCTTATCAAACGAACTGGGCCGGAGGCACCACCGACATCGCGCTGAGCAAGTACGACACCACGGGCAGCTTCATGGTCTGGAGCACCTACCTCGGCGGCACGGCGGCCGAAATGCCGCACAGCCTGATCGTGGACGAGAATGACCAGCTGCATGTACTGGGCACCACGGGATCATCCAACTTCCCCACCACGGCAGGCGCGCATGACAACAGCTTCGCCGGCGGAACGGCCTTCACGCCCACGGGTCTGGGACTGAGCTACCCTGCCGGCTCGGACATGGTGGTGGCCAAGCTCAGCGCGAACGGCTCACAACTGCTGGGCAGCACCTACCTCGGCGGAAGCGGCAATGATGGATTGAACTCGGGCACGGGGCTGAAATTCAACTACGCCGATGAGGTGCGCGGCGAGGTGCTGCTGGACGCACAGAGCAACATCTGGGTGGTGAGCTGCACGCAAAGCACCAACATGCCGGTCACCGCAGGTGCCGCGCAGTCCGCTTTCGCCGGTGGCAGCCACGATGGCTTCGTGGCGCGCTACAACCCCGGATTGACACAACTCCAATACGCCAGCTATCTGGGAGGTTCCGGCGCCGATGCCATCTACTCCGGCGAACTCGATGCGCAGGGGCGGCTCTTCGTGTGCGGCGGCACCGTGAGCGCCGACCTGCCCGTGGGGCCCGGGGCGGTGCAGGGCAGCTTCAACGGAGGCTCCGCCGATGGATTCGTGGCGCGATTCAATGCCAACGGAACCACGGTGGACGCACTCACCTACTGGGGCAGTGCCGCATACGACCAGGCCTATTTCGTGGAACTCGACGGCGAGGGGGCGGTCTACCTCTTCGGCCAGACCTCCGCGCCAAGCGGTCAATTGATCGTGAACGCGCCCTACAACATCCCGGCGGGTGGGCAGTTCATCACCAAGTTCGCTCCGGACCTCGACGCGCTCCTGCTCAGTTCGCGCGTCGGCATCGGTGACGGCAACCCGGACATTTCGCCCACGGCCTTCCTGGTGGATGTGTGCGACCAGATCTACACCAGCGGCTGGGGCAGCAGCGCCGGCGGATTGGGCGGACAACTCACCACCAATGGACTGCCGGTGACGCCCGACGCGCACCAAAGCAGCACCGATGGCGGAGACCTCTACCTCGCCGTATTCGACATCGACATGCAGGCGCTGACCTACGCCACCTACTATGGCGGCCCCGTCAGTCCAGAACATGTGGACGGTGGCACCAGCCGTTTCGACCGGCGCGGCCGCGTGTACCAGAGCGTGTGTGCCGGCTGCCAGGGCAACAGCGACTTCCCCACCACACCGGGCGCCTGGAGCAGCACCAACAACAGCACAGGCTGCAACAACGGCGTGCTCAAGTTCGATTTCAACCCACCCTTGGTGATCGCCGGCTTCGACGCACCGGACACGCTTTGCCTGCCCAACGCCATCACCTTCACCAACCTCAGTGGCGGCGCCAGCGGCTACCTCTGGGACTTCGGCGACGGCAACACCAGCACCGTTGCCACACCCACCCATACCTATGCCACACCCGGCCTCTACACCGTCACACTCACCGCCTTCAACCCCGAGAGCTGCAACGGCGAGGACAGCGTGCAAGCCGATGTCTTCATCGACCTCCCCGGGCCGGAACTGTCCGTGATGGCCGACACGGTCATCTGCGGTCCGGTGGATGGCTTCCTGCTCACCGCCACGGCATTCGGAACGGCCGACCTATTCATCTGGTCCACCTCACCGCTCTTCACCGACCAGCTGAACACCAGCCCGGCGGACAGTACGGCGTGGATATCGCCGGCCGTGAGTGGCACCTACCACATCCAGGCGAGCAACGCCTCCAGTTGTGTGGCCACCGGCAGTGTCACCGTCACGGTTCCCTTGGCGCAGGTGTCGCTTGCCGGGGACACCCTCATTTGCGGCGATGAGCAGGCCCTGTTGCAATTGCTCGGTGCCGACCCGGGATCCACGATCGTGTGGGAGCCGGACGAGGACATCGTATCCGGGCAGGGAACCGCCACCGCCACCGTGGCGCCTGAGGAGACGCAGGGCTTTGGCGTGACGGTGACCACACTCGAAGGCTGTTCCTGGAGTGGTGACATCACCGTGTTCGTTTCCGACGTGGACGGCGGCAGTGTCTCGGCCAACGCGGACCAGACGCTGGTGGCGCCAGGCACCACCGTGCTGCTCACCGCATCGCCACCGGGCCTCACTTACAGCTGGTCACCCCCAGGTGCCGTGGGCGATCCCAACAGCGGCAATACCAGCGCCACCGTGTTCCAGACCACCACCTTCACGGTGACGGTGAGCGATGGCATCTGCACCAAGGACGCCAGTGTGACCGTAGTGGTGTACGAACTGGTGTGCGAGGAGCCGGACATCTTCGTGCCCAACAGCTTCACGCCCAACGGCGATGGCATGAATGACCTGCTCCTCGTCAGGGGCCGTCACATCACCGATCTGGAATTCATGGTCTTCGACCGCTGGGGCGAAAAGGTCTTTGAGACCAAGGACCAGGGTGTGGGCTGGGACGGCAGCTTCCGTGGGCAGGAACTCGCGCCGGCCGTATTCGTCTACCACCTCACCGCCTGGTGCCTGGATGGGCAACGCTACTTCACGAAGGGCAATGTGACCTTGATCCGATGA
- a CDS encoding OmpA family protein, translating to MLLAIWSSTGTAQQVELAGVPGKVNGTLLVTDPDVIHFHEMLARFQPLEADHHAPGTLNGVDRSMLFHVVVDIPDANSVRATAILFDPYGTEVSEAYRPWLDHVAALIMEQPTARVRIEAHTDSVGHAPDNLALSDRRARAVKRELVQRGVDQERIMALGMGEQHPVDSNATWEGRHLNRRVELWTIFPVRNRISVLLEAPRQR from the coding sequence ATGCTGCTGGCCATCTGGTCCAGCACGGGCACGGCCCAGCAAGTGGAACTGGCGGGTGTGCCGGGCAAGGTGAATGGCACGTTGCTGGTGACCGATCCCGATGTGATCCACTTCCATGAGATGCTCGCGCGCTTCCAACCGCTGGAGGCCGACCACCACGCTCCCGGCACCTTGAATGGCGTGGATCGCAGCATGCTCTTCCACGTGGTGGTGGACATCCCTGATGCGAACAGCGTGCGCGCCACCGCCATCCTGTTCGACCCATATGGCACCGAAGTGTCCGAGGCCTACCGACCCTGGCTGGACCATGTGGCGGCGCTGATCATGGAACAGCCCACGGCACGCGTGCGGATCGAGGCGCATACGGACAGCGTCGGCCATGCTCCGGACAACCTGGCCTTGAGCGACCGCCGGGCACGCGCCGTAAAGCGTGAACTGGTCCAGCGTGGTGTGGACCAGGAGCGCATCATGGCCCTGGGCATGGGCGAACAACACCCGGTGGACAGCAACGCGACCTGGGAGGGCCGCCACCTCAACCGCCGCGTGGAACTCTGGACGATCTTCCCCGTGCGCAACCGGATCTCCGTGTTGCTGGAAGCGCCCCGCCAACGTTGA
- a CDS encoding PD40 domain-containing protein, producing the protein MPRQLHILLSILVGPSLVAQEIHEVRLLDIRPVGEDYAPVPHGDGLVMCSIREEGAAIDFRDALTGKPLSDLYLVPFTDSRPGVPRLFSQALATPVNEGPAAFSPDGRIICYTRNQQLPKKLSNMRKADMQLGLFFSTLVDGQWSAPEPFEHNHPKHSFMHPTISPDGTALIFSSDRPGGSGGMDLYVSQRTTTGWSVPENLGADVNGPHHEVYPRYAPDGSFYFSSDRPGGLGGLDIYHTRVDHEGWMVPMAMPEPVNSPHNDVGYAALGDGRKALFSSDRTGTDRIHLAERTLPKFRDCAPQRYHERCYAFNARKHAATARLPLDHAWDLGDGTILRGDTVRHCYADTGHYTVKSMLVDRKTGAMFQTLRTHVVEVRLSEQAFILATDTVRTGRTLQLDASRSNLPALAGAEYHWDMGDGQARTGTIAQHAFRKAGTYEVRLDIITSDDHGRLRSRCNSKTVVVMDRYHEQDDQTTLVVYQDAMGQLRKKEFVELPYDDLGIDPWMEDDVKFTVQLFATRERMSLDDPRFAKIRQQHRIVERFDPIRAVYTYSVGETNDPDELYAIFKLVKDLQFLDAEVFSLRTEQLVDLSRLDLDKLQDLGRTRLRTDMIHFAYKSAEIGEGSEEALESIHRLMLMYPGLHLVVEAHTDDIGSRAYNIDLSQRRALAVIDQLVAQGIDPDRLVPMGHGKNQPIASNKTEEGRQLNRRVEFKLSTMDELQAGAQRPSTPK; encoded by the coding sequence ATGCCTCGCCAGCTCCATATCCTCCTCTCCATTCTGGTGGGTCCTTCCTTGGTCGCACAGGAGATCCATGAGGTGCGCCTGCTGGACATCCGTCCGGTGGGCGAGGATTACGCGCCGGTACCCCATGGCGACGGTCTCGTGATGTGTTCCATCCGCGAGGAAGGCGCGGCGATCGACTTCCGCGATGCGTTGACGGGCAAACCTTTGAGCGATCTGTACCTCGTACCGTTCACCGATAGCAGACCGGGTGTACCGCGCTTGTTCAGCCAAGCCCTGGCCACCCCGGTGAATGAGGGACCCGCGGCCTTCTCCCCGGATGGCCGCATCATTTGCTACACGCGCAACCAGCAGCTGCCCAAGAAACTTTCAAACATGCGCAAGGCCGACATGCAGCTGGGCCTCTTCTTCTCCACCCTGGTGGATGGCCAATGGAGCGCTCCGGAGCCGTTCGAACACAACCATCCGAAGCATTCCTTCATGCACCCCACCATCTCCCCGGATGGTACCGCGCTGATCTTCTCCAGTGATCGGCCTGGCGGTTCCGGGGGCATGGACCTCTATGTGAGTCAACGGACCACGACAGGCTGGAGCGTGCCGGAAAACCTGGGGGCGGATGTGAACGGCCCCCACCATGAGGTCTATCCACGCTACGCCCCGGATGGGAGCTTCTACTTCTCCTCCGATCGGCCGGGCGGCCTGGGCGGTCTGGACATCTACCACACCCGTGTGGACCATGAGGGCTGGATGGTCCCGATGGCCATGCCTGAGCCCGTGAACAGCCCGCACAACGATGTGGGCTATGCGGCCTTGGGCGATGGGCGCAAGGCGCTCTTCAGTTCGGACCGCACCGGTACCGACCGCATCCACCTGGCGGAACGCACCTTGCCGAAGTTCCGCGACTGCGCCCCACAGCGCTACCACGAACGATGCTACGCCTTCAACGCGCGCAAACATGCGGCCACCGCCAGGCTGCCCCTGGACCATGCCTGGGACCTGGGCGACGGCACCATACTGCGCGGCGATACGGTACGCCACTGCTACGCCGACACCGGTCACTACACGGTCAAGTCGATGCTCGTGGACCGCAAGACCGGCGCCATGTTCCAGACACTCCGGACCCATGTGGTCGAGGTGCGCCTCAGCGAACAGGCCTTCATCCTGGCCACGGATACCGTGCGCACCGGACGCACCCTGCAACTCGACGCTTCGCGCAGCAACCTGCCCGCACTGGCCGGAGCCGAATACCACTGGGACATGGGCGACGGCCAGGCCCGCACGGGCACGATCGCGCAGCATGCCTTCCGCAAGGCGGGCACCTACGAGGTACGGCTGGACATCATCACCAGCGATGACCACGGCCGATTGCGCAGCCGCTGCAACAGCAAGACCGTGGTGGTGATGGATCGCTACCACGAGCAGGATGACCAGACCACCCTGGTGGTCTACCAGGACGCCATGGGCCAATTGCGCAAGAAGGAATTCGTGGAACTGCCCTATGATGACCTGGGCATCGATCCCTGGATGGAGGACGACGTGAAGTTCACGGTGCAGCTCTTCGCCACCCGCGAGCGCATGAGCCTGGACGATCCGCGTTTCGCCAAGATCCGTCAACAACACCGGATCGTGGAACGCTTCGACCCCATCCGCGCCGTGTACACCTACAGCGTGGGCGAGACCAACGATCCGGATGAGCTCTATGCCATCTTCAAACTCGTGAAGGACCTCCAATTCCTGGATGCCGAGGTCTTCAGTCTGCGGACCGAGCAGCTGGTGGACCTCAGCCGGCTGGACCTGGACAAGCTGCAGGACCTGGGGCGCACGAGACTGAGGACTGACATGATCCACTTCGCCTACAAGAGCGCCGAGATCGGAGAGGGGTCGGAAGAGGCCTTGGAAAGCATCCACCGCCTGATGCTGATGTATCCCGGTCTGCACCTGGTGGTGGAGGCGCATACCGACGACATCGGCAGCAGGGCCTACAACATCGACCTCTCGCAGCGCCGTGCCTTGGCCGTCATCGACCAACTGGTGGCCCAGGGCATCGACCCCGATCGCCTGGTGCCCATGGGGCATGGCAAGAACCAGCCGATCGCCTCCAACAAGACCGAGGAAGGGCGGCAATTGAACCGCCGTGTGGAATTCAAGCTCTCCACCATGGACGAGCTCCAGGCGGGTGCACAAAGGCCCTCAACGCCGAAATAG
- a CDS encoding type IX secretion system membrane protein PorP/SprF, which yields MRIARHILPGIGMLIGMWTQAQHTPLTSQYLFNGLLINPAYAGSRDALAANLTHRQQWVGFDGAPVTQVISVHSPVNRRKVGVGAMLYNDRIGVSHQTGLFTNYAYRIRFPDGKLALGIGAGFTLLRGDWHTVALQDQQDVVFMEPTRTAIRPNFSAGAFYYTKRWFIGASVPFLLLHQYNTAGEGYLISDTRADLQPMVTGGHLFDLNHDLKLKPSALLRYRLESGVQADISSNLIYKEMVWLGISYRTGDAVVSMLEVLPTPQWRFGYSYDLGLSPIRRHHHGTHELMVQYEFGYRIRARDPRYF from the coding sequence GTGAGGATCGCAAGACATATCCTGCCGGGCATCGGGATGCTCATCGGCATGTGGACCCAGGCGCAGCATACGCCCCTGACGAGCCAGTACCTGTTCAACGGCCTGTTGATCAACCCGGCCTATGCGGGCAGCCGTGACGCCCTGGCGGCGAATCTCACGCATCGCCAGCAATGGGTGGGCTTCGACGGTGCTCCCGTGACGCAGGTGATCAGCGTCCACTCGCCGGTGAACCGCCGCAAAGTGGGCGTGGGTGCCATGCTCTACAACGACCGCATCGGCGTAAGCCACCAGACCGGCCTGTTCACCAACTACGCCTACCGCATCCGCTTCCCCGATGGCAAACTGGCGCTGGGTATCGGCGCCGGCTTCACCCTGCTACGCGGCGACTGGCACACCGTGGCCCTGCAGGACCAGCAGGACGTGGTATTCATGGAACCCACGCGCACAGCGATCCGCCCCAACTTCAGCGCGGGGGCCTTCTACTACACCAAGCGCTGGTTCATCGGCGCATCGGTACCCTTCCTGCTGCTGCACCAGTACAACACCGCCGGTGAGGGTTACCTCATCAGCGACACCCGCGCCGACCTGCAACCCATGGTCACCGGCGGACATCTCTTCGACCTGAACCACGACCTGAAGCTGAAACCCTCGGCCCTGCTGCGCTACCGGTTGGAGAGTGGTGTCCAGGCCGATATCAGCTCCAACCTGATCTACAAGGAAATGGTCTGGCTGGGCATCTCCTACCGCACCGGCGATGCCGTGGTGTCCATGTTGGAAGTACTGCCCACGCCGCAATGGCGATTCGGCTATTCCTACGACCTCGGACTCTCCCCCATTCGCAGGCACCACCACGGCACACACGAGCTGATGGTGCAGTACGAATTCGGCTACCGCATCCGCGCACGCGATCCCCGTTACTTCTGA